The genomic region CTTTGAATTCGAAAGATATTAGTGCATGGTGAATTACCTAATATAACTTATGTCTATAAGTTGCTTCTCTCACTGTATTTTAGTGTGTTTGTTAATCTGGCATACCATTCTTTATTTTTACCTTgtcttcatttttttttacctgAAATTCTGTCAGACTTTTCCACCAAAGATATGTTCGCTATCCCTCTCGAAGCTTACTATCAATCCATACAATGCATTGTATTCTCCCCGTGGTATTATAGATAAATACATATTACTTGCTTTGTCAATATTCAATCCCCTTCAATGTAGACTCATAAGAATTGTTGTAATGCTATAATTATTGGGAATTATTAAGCGACAAAGTAAATTATCTTAGAGGATTGCAGATTAATAAGTTTTATTATAATTTCACAGCAAGGAATTGTTTCAGCACTTTAGTCCATTAAGCTAGATAACTACTATATATAATTTTGGAAGAGAATAGGAATCGAACTTATGAAGAACACAGCCATTGAGTTTACAGCAAGTGATTGTGAAAGTAGCTTGGTATATTCGGTATATTAACAagtaacaaaaaaaaaaacacacaATGAACTAGAATGTAGCTGATTAGCATGATACTGTACTTTCTGTGATACTAAATCAAATATTACTAATATCTTGAATGTATATCATTGAATTACAGCTTATTGCCGAAAGGGATTGAATCTGTATAAAAAGGCTGAAAAAACATACCtcgaaaaaaaaatagcaCGGCTGATAATATAAACCGTAAATATACTATTGAAGGGcaagaaatatcaacagCCTTGGCACTGATACTGCATAGAGATAAGATGGCAGATATCGAAGCTAGAACTATTATTAACGCGGCTCCAAGCGTAGTGAGAGGGGTATTTTTGGACTTTACAAAATATTCTGAATGGTCCACTTTCATTAAGGAAATATCACCAAGTGACAAACAAGAAGGCCCAGTGCCAGGGAAAGGTTTACAGGTTCTATTGGATTTCGACGGGGGATCTCCTCAAAAGATGGCTCCAGTTGTCATCACAAACTCCGACGCAGAATTTTCTTGGACGGGTGTTCTGGGTGTCAAGTCCGTGTTCAATGGAACACATAAATTCGAGTTTAAGCCATTGGAAGATGGTATGAAAACGGAACTTATTCAATCCGAAGCCTTTGGTGGTGTTTTAAAGAAACCCCTATTATGGTatgttggaaagaaaactcAGATTGGATTCGAAGCATTCAACaatgctttgaaagatagAGTTGAAAATTCCGCTTAATATCCCTTTCTGTGACGAACGAAATTAAAATCAGAACCTTTCCCAATTTGatataagaagaaacataAATGTActttttatcaaaactCCTATCCATGTGGTATTATTAAGTTAAATATTTTGtgttttctcttctatAAATTATGCGATTATTCACATGATGAACGCAATTGCACTTCTCGTTGTTGTGCTGAGCTATATTAGGACAACATTAAATTCATTTCCCAATCTTTGTAGACAGAGAACCAGTCATCATTTTGTTCTCCGttcaatcttcttctccataCCTCGAACATAATCTGCCGAGCTCCCCAGTAAGAACCCATCCCAGATTTACAAAGTTTGGCTGCccattctttgaattctaATTGTAAATTACTGTCGATGCAAGCACATCCTGCCATAAACCCTTGCCAAATTAAGGGAACTATTTTAACGCCCTTATTCTCAATCAACTCTGTCAATTGGATCAAGCTATTCAACACGTTTTGCACGTGATGTTTAACGTATTTGTAAGTTAAACCTTTAACAACGGTGAAGTAGTAAATGATCAATCCATTGTAAAAACTCATAGTATGGTGATAAACACCTTCAATAGTGTCATTAACGAAATGATCAGGCGAGCCtggtactttgaaatcCCATTCTGATTTCCAGGATAAaattctttgttcaaattcaGTACATAGTTTTTTGAATGCCTTTGGTGTTACAATATTATGCTGCCGATAATACTCCAAGTGCCGAGCAAGTCGAACACAGTCcgaaaataataatatgaGAGAGTTTGGTAAACCGTATAATGCGTCGGTACTTAgtatattattatcagtATCGTTAGATTTCGGGTAATAATAGGATTCGCTTGCTATATTGGAGAAAATGGGAGTCGTCACACCAGAACTATCGTGTGAACCTTTTGGGAAAGCCACAGGAGAAGGCTTACCGCTGGAAGGtgaactgaaaaattcaattaCAATTTTACCATCCTCTCTATTGAGGGATTCTTTAAATTCTCCATTAGATAAAGATATGCCAGAAGATATATGCGAATCAATGGAAGAATTGTTGTCCAGTATTACAATTTCCTTGGTTCTGACCTTGTCCAAACTGGTACTATCTTGAATGAGtttcaagaaggaaaaaattcGATGGAGAGCCTTTGCTTTAGCCGAAATCTTCGGTCTAGTCTTCATTCTATTTTCAACGAAGTCTTCACAGATAGCCAAGTGAACTTGACAATCAGCCATGGTTCCCCAGACGACATCAATAGAATTCATAGATAAGATTGCAGTCAAAATGTCCTTATACCGCTCTTGGTTTACCGTATTAGATAAGCACCTTTTGAGAAAGCTTGATGCCTGTGTTCTAAATTCAATCCCAAGTGTTAAGAAGAACTTCATTTCCGGAGAGTTCTTGGGAAATTTACTTTGGAGATTGAAGCA from Kluyveromyces lactis strain NRRL Y-1140 chromosome D complete sequence harbors:
- a CDS encoding SRPBCC domain-containing protein (conserved hypothetical protein); the encoded protein is MADIEARTIINAAPSVVRGVFLDFTKYSEWSTFIKEISPSDKQEGPVPGKGLQVLLDFDGGSPQKMAPVVITNSDAEFSWTGVLGVKSVFNGTHKFEFKPLEDGMKTELIQSEAFGGVLKKPLLWYVGKKTQIGFEAFNNALKDRVENSA